One part of the Bicyclus anynana chromosome 8, ilBicAnyn1.1, whole genome shotgun sequence genome encodes these proteins:
- the LOC112054688 gene encoding DNA ligase 1 isoform X2, which translates to MPIGNVNRGAPPKRETFRPPWVKEKDVETPPPWTVRKLKPVEPKSTEKPETAEPAPQPAPAPLKPVLKKQSTIREKTENGVLAEAEEKLVKPSAAKLADKASKLEEDKPKFIKPTLKTVSNSRPIKVEDKNTIVPEKSILKSVRTIDEKPKEKSVSIIDKRSEDKNDTIKQNSTVNNKTPTNKTVINTVSKDTDHKDSKKPDKVATTVPEKEKPKVEPKVEPKVNPKVEPKVEPKVEPKVEPKVEPKVEPKVEPKVKLKAEEKKKEEKMATKPPTPLEKTPSKLPPRKPSLQKAPSKDEVMQKKWRDPLHERVKENIDKTLANDVPKGHTLTKNESLRSLLKPTPPPMPPPLPPKLPPPPEFKKAPVDPAKLKKIESLRSRPRKRPDWSDMMKEVEEGRKLKHVVCNDRSNPIITRSVVVKNKDQFIFESEKPNSHNELLKEINKGVKLKKVKTNDRSKPHLEGLRKFRRQMTIEEQVQKSMSQANLAASPSGVSIAEAPAAAEEEEIDEMDDIDKVRDDLQSTKQLLAMELRNREAQERENKRLLTRIQNLEAEVARERAIIKQEQQKTVISVTDAYDERLVTNLKIEVEKAKETADNLEKQYLQAADERDTAQTELEEVKRKNAELEKKLEQALAGIMPTNVGSRRASHAIKQLSVTKDDSFEEEEASEAEEDESEEKKQKRIEKEVRNMRNKIRHLKEKQDNMKRERMAYKMSLKNQQACLKDEKRKYKELKREVDKMAAMMKEVGSDEEDEDEDEESEEEEKKSESEEEETETETEQETESETESESEPEDAPLPNKKENLSKRLKRHESRVNALKKGNALLMANVDRLKDDVLIQKEQSVTLKKELDSLIDDLE; encoded by the exons ATGCCAATCGGCAACGTGAATAGAGGCGCGCCTCCGAAAAGAGAAACCTTCCGACCTCCTTGGGTCAAAGAGAAGGACGTAGAGACTCCTCCGCCATGGACGGTGAGGAAACTGAAACCCGTGGAACCAAAGAGCACCGAAAAACCAGAAACAGCAGAACCTGCGCCACAACCAGCTCCTGCGCCCTTAAAAC CGGTTTTAAAAAAGCAGTCTACAATAAGGGAAAAGACTGAAAACGGTGTTTTGGCAGAAGCGGAAGAGAAACTCGTCAAACCTTCAGCTGCTAAACTTGCTGATAAAGCTTCAAAACTAGAGGAGGATAAGCCTAAATTTATCAAACCTACGCTAAAAACAGTTAGTAATAGTAGACCAATTAAGGTCGAAGATAAAAACACTATCGTACCTGAAAAGTCGATACTGAAAAGCGTTCGGACTATTGATGAGAAGCCAAAAGAAAAATCAGTTAGTATTATTGATAAGAGATCTGAGGACAAAAATGatacaattaaacaaaatagcacggtaaataataaaacaccaACCAATAAAACTGTGATTAATACCGTTAGCAAGGATACCGACCACAAAGATTCCAAAAAACCTGATAAGGTAGCTACTACTGTGCCTGAGAAAGAGAAACCAAAAGTTGAACCAAAAGTTGAACCTAAGGTTAATCCAAAAGTTGAACCAAAAGTTGAACCTAAGGTTGAACCAAAAGTGGAACCTAAGGTTGAACCAAAAGTTGAACCTAAGGTTGAACCAAAGGTTAAACTAAAGgctgaagaaaagaaaaaagaagaaaaaatggCAACCAAACCACCTACGCCGCTTGAAAAAACTCCTTCTAAG CTCCCTCCGCGTAAACCTTCTTTACAAAAGGCACCTTCAAAGGATGAAGTCATGCAGAAGAAATGGAGAGATCCTCTGCATGAGCGAgtcaaagaaaatattgataagACTTTAGCCAATGACGTTCCTAAAGGCCATACCCTGACTAAAAATGAAAGTTTAAGGA GCTTATTAAAACCAACACCGCCTCCAATGCCACCGCCACTGCCTCCTAAATTACCCCCTCCACCAGAGTTCAAAAAAGCTCCTGTCGATCCAGCAAAGCTTAAAAAAATTGAATCGCTTCGAAGCAGACCAAGGAAGAGGCCTGACTGGAGTGATATGATGAAGGAGGTTGAAGAAGGAAGAAAGCTTAAGCATGTTGTTTGTAATGACAG GTCAAATCCAATAATAACAAGATCAGTAGTCGTCAAAAATAAGGATCAATTTATATTTGAGTCTGAGAAACCTAACTCCCATAATGAATTGTTGAAAGAAATCAACAAAGGTGTGAAACTAAAGAAAGTTAAAACAAATGACAGAAGTAAACCTCATTTAGAAGGGTTAAGGAAATTCAGAAGACAAATGACTATAGAAGAACAAGTGCAGAAGTCAATGTCGCAAGCAAATCTCGCTGCATCACCATCCGGTGTTTCCATTGCGGAG GCGCCCGCAGCtgcagaagaagaagaaattgaCGAAATGGATGACATTGATAAAGTTAGAGATGATCTTCAGTCTACTAAGCAGTTATTAGCTATGGAACTTAG AAACAGGGAGGCCCAAGAGAGAGAAAATAAGCGGCTTTTGACAAGAATACAAAATTTAGAGGCCGAGGTAGCAAGAGAGCGTGCTATTATCAAGCAAGAACAGCAGAAAACAGTCATATCCGTAACAGATGCCTATGATGAAAGACTAGTAACCAACCTAAAAATAGAAGTTGAAAAGGCAAAAGAAACAGCAGACAATTTGGAAAAACAGTATTTGCAAGCTGCAGACGAAAGAGATACTGCCCAGACAGAATTGGAGGAAGTGAAGAGAAAAAATGCAgaattggaaaaaaaattagagCAGGCTCTAGCG GGAATTATGCCTACCAACGTCGGTTCAAGACGTGCGAGTCACGCCATCAAGCAACTCTCTGTGACGAAAGATGACAGCttcgaagaagaagaagcgtCAGAAGCAGAAGAG GATGAAAGTGAAGAAAAGAAGCAGAAGCGTATCGAGAAAGAAGTGCGCAACATGAGGAACAAAATTCGTCATTTAAAAGAAAAGCAAGATAACATGAAAAGGGAAAGAATGGCATATAAGATGTCGTTAAAGAATCAGCAAGCGTGCCTCAA AGATGAAAAACGAAAGTATAAGGAGTTAAAACGAGAAGTAGATAAAATGGCAGCAATGATGAAGGAGGTCGGCTCGGACGAAGAAGATGAAGATGAGGACGAGGAATCTGAAGAAGAGGAGAAGAAGAGTGAATCTGAAGAAGAAGAGACCGAAACCGAAACTGAACAAGAAACAGAAAGTGAAACCGAAAGTGAAAGTGAACCAGAA GATGCTCCTCTACccaataagaaagaaaacttgtCGAAGCGTCTGAAAAGGCACGAATCAAGGGTGAATGCGTTGAAGAAAGGAAACGCACTGCTAATGGCGAACGTCGACAGACTTAAAGACGATGTTCTTATACAGAAAGAGCAATCAGTGACACTTAAAAAAGAACTAGACTCACTGATCGATGATCTTGAATAA
- the LOC128198326 gene encoding guanine nucleotide-binding protein-like 3 homolog: MAAMMKEVGSDEEDDDEDEESEEEEKKSESEEEETETETEQETESETESESEPEDAPLPNKKENLSKRLKRHESRVNALKKGNALLMANVDRLKDDVLIQKEQSVTLKKELDSLIDDLE; this comes from the exons ATGGCAGCAATGATGAAGGAGGTCGGCTCGGAcgaagaagatgatgatgaggacGAAGAATCTGAAGAAGAGGAGAAGAAGAGTGAATCTGAAGAAGAAGAGACCGAAACCGAAACTGAACAAGAAACAGAAAGTGAAACCGAAAGTGAAAGTGAACCAGAA GATGCTCCTCTACccaataagaaagaaaacttgtCGAAGCGTCTGAAAAGGCACGAATCAAGGGTGAATGCGTTGAAGAAAGGAAACGCACTGCTAATGGCGAACGTCGACAGACTTAAAGACGATGTTCTTATACAGAAAGAGCAATCAGTGACACTTAAAAAAGAACTAGACTCACTGATCGATGATCTTGAATAA
- the LOC112054688 gene encoding DNA ligase 1 isoform X1, with amino-acid sequence MPIGNVNRGAPPKRETFRPPWVKEKDVETPPPWTVRKLKPVEPKSTEKPETAEPAPQPAPAPLKPVLKKQSTIREKTENGVLAEAEEKLVKPSAAKLADKASKLEEDKPKFIKPTLKTVSNSRPIKVEDKNTIVPEKSILKSVRTIDEKPKEKSVSIIDKRSEDKNDTIKQNSTVNNKTPTNKTVINTVSKDTDHKDSKKPDKVATTVPEKEKPKVEPKVEPKVNPKVEPKVEPKVEPKVEPKVEPKVEPKVEPKVKLKAEEKKKEEKMATKPPTPLEKTPSKLPPRKPSLQKAPSKDEVMQKKWRDPLHERVKENIDKTLANDVPKGHTLTKNESLRSLLKPTPPPMPPPLPPKLPPPPEFKKAPVDPAKLKKIESLRSRPRKRPDWSDMMKEVEEGRKLKHVVCNDRSNPIITRSVVVKNKDQFIFESEKPNSHNELLKEINKGVKLKKVKTNDRSKPHLEGLRKFRRQMTIEEQVQKSMSQANLAASPSGVSIAEAPAAAEEEEIDEMDDIDKVRDDLQSTKQLLAMELRNREAQERENKRLLTRIQNLEAEVARERAIIKQEQQKTVISVTDAYDERLVTNLKIEVEKAKETADNLEKQYLQAADERDTAQTELEEVKRKNAELEKKLEQALAGNIEELLKSEEPLSFYQKSQLDFLKQCRLLNIDVDSAEAEKLKNMYADTNNNNANYAFTNNNKDDEGIMPTNVGSRRASHAIKQLSVTKDDSFEEEEASEAEEDESEEKKQKRIEKEVRNMRNKIRHLKEKQDNMKRERMAYKMSLKNQQACLKDEKRKYKELKREVDKMAAMMKEVGSDEEDEDEDEESEEEEKKSESEEEETETETEQETESETESESEPEDAPLPNKKENLSKRLKRHESRVNALKKGNALLMANVDRLKDDVLIQKEQSVTLKKELDSLIDDLE; translated from the exons ATGCCAATCGGCAACGTGAATAGAGGCGCGCCTCCGAAAAGAGAAACCTTCCGACCTCCTTGGGTCAAAGAGAAGGACGTAGAGACTCCTCCGCCATGGACGGTGAGGAAACTGAAACCCGTGGAACCAAAGAGCACCGAAAAACCAGAAACAGCAGAACCTGCGCCACAACCAGCTCCTGCGCCCTTAAAAC CGGTTTTAAAAAAGCAGTCTACAATAAGGGAAAAGACTGAAAACGGTGTTTTGGCAGAAGCGGAAGAGAAACTCGTCAAACCTTCAGCTGCTAAACTTGCTGATAAAGCTTCAAAACTAGAGGAGGATAAGCCTAAATTTATCAAACCTACGCTAAAAACAGTTAGTAATAGTAGACCAATTAAGGTCGAAGATAAAAACACTATCGTACCTGAAAAGTCGATACTGAAAAGCGTTCGGACTATTGATGAGAAGCCAAAAGAAAAATCAGTTAGTATTATTGATAAGAGATCTGAGGACAAAAATGatacaattaaacaaaatagcacggtaaataataaaacaccaACCAATAAAACTGTGATTAATACCGTTAGCAAGGATACCGACCACAAAGATTCCAAAAAACCTGATAAGGTAGCTACTACTGTGCCTGAGAAAGAGAAACCAAAAGTTGAACCAAAAGTTGAACCTAAGGTTAATCCAAAAGTTGAACCAAAAGTTGAACCTAAGGTTGAACCAAAAGTGGAACCTAAGGTTGAACCAAAAGTTGAACCTAAGGTTGAACCAAAGGTTAAACTAAAGgctgaagaaaagaaaaaagaagaaaaaatggCAACCAAACCACCTACGCCGCTTGAAAAAACTCCTTCTAAG CTCCCTCCGCGTAAACCTTCTTTACAAAAGGCACCTTCAAAGGATGAAGTCATGCAGAAGAAATGGAGAGATCCTCTGCATGAGCGAgtcaaagaaaatattgataagACTTTAGCCAATGACGTTCCTAAAGGCCATACCCTGACTAAAAATGAAAGTTTAAGGA GCTTATTAAAACCAACACCGCCTCCAATGCCACCGCCACTGCCTCCTAAATTACCCCCTCCACCAGAGTTCAAAAAAGCTCCTGTCGATCCAGCAAAGCTTAAAAAAATTGAATCGCTTCGAAGCAGACCAAGGAAGAGGCCTGACTGGAGTGATATGATGAAGGAGGTTGAAGAAGGAAGAAAGCTTAAGCATGTTGTTTGTAATGACAG GTCAAATCCAATAATAACAAGATCAGTAGTCGTCAAAAATAAGGATCAATTTATATTTGAGTCTGAGAAACCTAACTCCCATAATGAATTGTTGAAAGAAATCAACAAAGGTGTGAAACTAAAGAAAGTTAAAACAAATGACAGAAGTAAACCTCATTTAGAAGGGTTAAGGAAATTCAGAAGACAAATGACTATAGAAGAACAAGTGCAGAAGTCAATGTCGCAAGCAAATCTCGCTGCATCACCATCCGGTGTTTCCATTGCGGAG GCGCCCGCAGCtgcagaagaagaagaaattgaCGAAATGGATGACATTGATAAAGTTAGAGATGATCTTCAGTCTACTAAGCAGTTATTAGCTATGGAACTTAG AAACAGGGAGGCCCAAGAGAGAGAAAATAAGCGGCTTTTGACAAGAATACAAAATTTAGAGGCCGAGGTAGCAAGAGAGCGTGCTATTATCAAGCAAGAACAGCAGAAAACAGTCATATCCGTAACAGATGCCTATGATGAAAGACTAGTAACCAACCTAAAAATAGAAGTTGAAAAGGCAAAAGAAACAGCAGACAATTTGGAAAAACAGTATTTGCAAGCTGCAGACGAAAGAGATACTGCCCAGACAGAATTGGAGGAAGTGAAGAGAAAAAATGCAgaattggaaaaaaaattagagCAGGCTCTAGCG GGTAATATTGAGGAGCTTCTAAAATCGGAAGAACCTTTATCGTTCTATCAAAAATCTCAACTTGATTTTTTGAAGCAGTGTAGGTTATTAAATATTGATGTTGACTCCGCTGAAGCTGAAAAACTGAAGAATATGTATGCTGACACTAACAACAATAACGCTAATTACGCTTTTACTAACAATAACAAAGATGACGAG GGAATTATGCCTACCAACGTCGGTTCAAGACGTGCGAGTCACGCCATCAAGCAACTCTCTGTGACGAAAGATGACAGCttcgaagaagaagaagcgtCAGAAGCAGAAGAG GATGAAAGTGAAGAAAAGAAGCAGAAGCGTATCGAGAAAGAAGTGCGCAACATGAGGAACAAAATTCGTCATTTAAAAGAAAAGCAAGATAACATGAAAAGGGAAAGAATGGCATATAAGATGTCGTTAAAGAATCAGCAAGCGTGCCTCAA AGATGAAAAACGAAAGTATAAGGAGTTAAAACGAGAAGTAGATAAAATGGCAGCAATGATGAAGGAGGTCGGCTCGGACGAAGAAGATGAAGATGAGGACGAGGAATCTGAAGAAGAGGAGAAGAAGAGTGAATCTGAAGAAGAAGAGACCGAAACCGAAACTGAACAAGAAACAGAAAGTGAAACCGAAAGTGAAAGTGAACCAGAA GATGCTCCTCTACccaataagaaagaaaacttgtCGAAGCGTCTGAAAAGGCACGAATCAAGGGTGAATGCGTTGAAGAAAGGAAACGCACTGCTAATGGCGAACGTCGACAGACTTAAAGACGATGTTCTTATACAGAAAGAGCAATCAGTGACACTTAAAAAAGAACTAGACTCACTGATCGATGATCTTGAATAA